In Nicotiana tabacum cultivar K326 chromosome 11, ASM71507v2, whole genome shotgun sequence, a single window of DNA contains:
- the LOC107764002 gene encoding double-stranded RNA-binding protein 2-like, translating to MYKNQLQELAQRSCFNLPSYTCIREGPDHAPRFKATVNFNGEIFESPNYCSTLRQAEHSAAEVALNALASRGPSNSLAARILDETGVYKNLLQEVSQRVGALLPTYTTFRSGVGHLPIFTCIVELAGVTFTGEPAKNKKQAEKNAAMTAWSSLKLLAQQSESSVPDRGKNDEQEHVTVARALREYILKAKLAKVPFPIKFPIPNPRPSSIQQLPSSTSKILPLICPRTAARTRPISPLCVKTTSQSRPISTTGSNTSLSPRTAQAISSIINESFSMESHSVRADKFPVVGAAPYIPIRHFGPHHRMAPPVTIRNAVPVFSAPQLPPPSQSPRAMRPPGFGVAPPVCVRQTVPVYAAPPTRSEELPALDPALELRKPLFSRTAPVRVEEQLALKEPEIQVHDSSIKVAPSPQCLSGVHVEERPGSRVQPAQLEKPTDFNILPVQVDPVASKNSATPTGVTGIAADRKLQESEEIEKLEQLKI from the exons ATGTATAAGAACCAGCTACAGGAGCTGGCACAGAGGAGCTGCTTCAACTTGCCGTCCTACACATGTATAAGAGAAGGTCCCGATCACGCGCCGCGGTTCAAGGCGACGGTGAACTTCAACGGCGAGATTTTCGAGAGTCCTAACTACTGCTCCACACTTCGTCAGGCCGAGCACTCCGCCGCTGAGGTTGCACTCAATGCACTCGCTAGTCGTGGTCCTTCTAACTCCCTCGCCGCTAGAATTCTC GATGAGACGGGGGTATATAAGAATCTACTACAGGAAGTTTCACAAAGAGTAGGAGCATTATTGCCAACATATACAACCTTTAGGTCTGGTGTAGGACACCTTCCCATCTTTACCTGCATAGTAGAATTGGCAGGCGTCACATTTACGGGAGAGCCAGCTAAGAATAAGAAGCAAGCTGAAAAGAATGCAGCAATGACAGCCTGGTCATCTCTGAAACTAT TGGCACAGCAGTCTGAAAGTTCAGTACCAGATAGAGGTAAAAATGATGAGCAGGAGCATGTAACTGTGGCACGTGCTCTGAGAGAGTATATTTTGAAGGCAAAACTGGCTAAAGTACCATTTCCAATTAAATTTCCAATACCTAATCCCAGACCATCAAGTATACAGCAGCTTCCATCTTCAACATCAAAAATCCTTCCACTAATATGCCCAAGAACTGCTGCTCGCACTAGACCAATCAGTCCATTATGTGTAAAAACTACTTCTCAAAGTCGACCTATTAGCACTACAGGAAGTAATACATCCTTGAGTCCAAGAACAGCACAAGCAATCAGTAGTATTATAAATGAAAGCTTTTCCATGGAGAGCCACAGTGTTCGAGCAGATAAGTTCCCTGTCGTTGGCGCAGCACCATATATTCCTATCAGGCATTTTGGCCCACACCATAGAATGGCGCCTCCAGTGACAATAAGGAATGCAGTTCCTGTTTTCTCCGCACCACAACTTCCGCCACCATCTCAATCTCCAAGGGCAATGAGGCCACCAGGATTCGGAGTGGCACCACCTGTCTGTGTAAGACAGACAGTGCCAGTTTATGCTGCTCCCCCTACACGGTCAGAGGAACTACCGGCGTTAGATCCAGCACTTGAATTAAGGAAACCCCTATTTTCTAGAACTGCACCTGTTCGAGTTGAGGAACAACTGGCTCTAAAGGAACCTGAAATTCAGGTGCATGACTCATCGATTAAAGTAGCTCCATCACCACAATGCCTCTCAGGGGTCCATGTTGAGGAGCGACCAGGCTCTCGAGTCCAACCAGCTCAGCTAGAGAAGCCAACTGATTTTAACATTTTACCAGTTCAAGTTGATCCAGTGGCTTCAAAGAACTCAGCAACGCCAACAGGTGTGACTGGGATTGCAGCTGACAGGAAGCTGCAAGAGTCTGAAGAGATAGAGAAATTGGAACAGCTGAAGATCTGA